Sequence from the Xiphophorus couchianus chromosome 23, X_couchianus-1.0, whole genome shotgun sequence genome:
GCATCTCATGAGGTAACTGCCTCATTAGAGGCAGTGGTCACGTATTTAAGTGTAACATGGGCATGCATGtacatttgtttagtttttgtttttttttagttgatatGGTCTGAACTGTTTTGTACTCTGATGATCATAATGCGAAGGCGGGAAATAACTTACctactttttcagatttctaaaaTTTTTCTTTGAACTCTTATGTGAACTTTGGCCAACAGTGTATCTATTTTGCTAGGTCCCAATTAAAGAATTATTATTCAGTTTTAGACACATTTAGATATTGTATtaagaaagtttaaaataaacttaaaaaaaaaaaatccatcacacatgaacacatgtaataaaaattgattaaaaaatccagatactttttttttttacagagtagGGCTATCAATCTCATTAATCAGAAACTCTTTCACTTGTATTTACCATTTAGCAATAGTAAAACAAATGactctttttatttaaaccaaacaGTTTTGGAAAGTGTGTTATATTACACATTATAAAATATTAGGATTACTGTTTCAATTTATTCATACGTCAGTATGCATCAGAGAAATACACACAAGTACACCCATgctaagcaataaaaaaaaaaaaaaaaacacagggtGTTTTTAAACAAGACAAAGTTTTCACCACTGTGCattgtaatttttcatttaaccaggCAAAATATAGCCTGGTTAAATGCTTTTTCAAAgaattgaagaaaaataaaaacatttccagtagCAACCAGATTTATGAAGATATTAATCAAGTACTAATTAATTGACACCACTGTAGACAACCTctgatgtttctttgtttcttctctctATTTTGGCAGCTTTCCTTTTGGTCAATATGGGAGCACTGTAAACCAACGAGTTCTCGCCTCTCTGAGGAAAGATtagatttatgaaaaaatatggtGCAAGGtcagaataataattaaaacaaaaacaaacgcaGGTAATAATAGTGGAACTTGTTAGAATTTACCTGCTGAATCTGCTGATCATCATGAGCCCCTTTAGCATCTGTTTAATGTGCAACAGAGATTTTAAggaaaaatcatgaaaaatattttcatacaatGTTAGATGTACTGATAGATTTTGATTTACCATTTGAACAGTGACAAGTTTTCTTCATGAGGATGTAAGTGAGAATGAATATAATAATCACACTTGCAGTCAAAATGGcaaataacacaataaaaactgcatttgtcTTCTGCAAATCTGACATGCTGGgacctgaaaacataaaaaacccaataacaaaatattattttaacaaaatacaagATAGAAAAATTTTCTGGTGAATTCTTTTAAATTCAGTCCTATTTAATGAAATGCAATATAttctaaaagtttatttacttcagtGACTCAATTCACTAAATGAAACagataattacacacagattcatgtttttaaacctTTACTTAATTGTGATGATTTATGGGTGAATTACTGCTTATGGAAGTAAAACATTGAAGTaggaatattacataaaaaaataaaaaaaaatatgaaagaaatatgGGCTTGATTAAAAGTATGTTTAGTACTTGCTTAAaggttattatttttcaaatagtaATAACCTTTaagatacttttaatctgacaaatgagccttattaaaattcattctaatttattgaaaatgactgTGCACttccataaatatttaaaggatTAGATTAACTGTACCTTCTATGTCCAGTTTGGTTCCAtttccaaacaaaatcattccaCATGAGGCCACAGCACAGTAGTAAGTCCCAACATCAGAAGCAGTGACGTTCTTCGAGAAGCTATAGATACATTTTCGCCCAGAATGATCCTCAGGATTGTTCTTACATTCACTACCGGGGTTTGCAGGAGCATAAATTAAACTAGGATTAGATTTATCTGATGCAGCTAGGAACCAGAACACCCTATGATCTGTTGAACAAGTTTTATCTTGAGTGTTAAAGAGGACTGAACAATGTAGAGAGACTGGGCTTCCTGGATGAACTCGATCAGGTAGAGGGTGCTGGACAATGGTAGTGATGTTTGACTCTTttcctggaaagaaaaaaaaaacagtatttaaaaatagtGGCTTATGCTTTTATTCTTCCCGCTAACCATATTGTAAAATAGTATTGTGCATATATTTACTTCTCCTTACCACTGATTCTCAGAAATTCCCCCGTTAAAAAAGTCATGTTGAGCCAATTAACTTTTAAGCAATAGTAAAGGCCAGCATCACCGTGCTGGACTTTACTAATGTGCAAGATAAAGGATTTTGTCTCTTGTTTTGCTGTAATATGAGCAGTTTCTATACTATCACTAAAATCGAAGGAATATGTTCCTCCCAAGAATTCAGGCCAGTGTCCAGGAATAAATCTGATCCAGTACAGAGATGATCTATGCTCAGAGGTCGAACGCGGGCAGGTTAGGGTCACATCTTCTCCAACAGCAACAGTTCTTGTTCCAACACTCAGATTATCTTTGCATCctattaaaacacaacaaagcaaacaaaaaacagagcagattaagtcagaaatgtgtcttttttttttagtaaaatcatgtgcagaaaatgtggaaaagaaattacattttacacttACGTCCAACTACGACAGAGAGCATGAAGTAAAAAATGATCAGCATTTTCTCATTAATCCACTTGAGGCTTTGTTAATGTGAAGACACATTGTCGTCGGGAATATAAATGATTCACTTTATTGTATGTTTATAAAGAGGGCGGGGAGAAACTTAAGACAATTTGATTGGCCATCGGTGATGCTGCTATTTTCACCTCAGTGGAAATAATATCAGCAAACTTTCCACCCAAAACACATAACACAAAcatcacacatttgttttgtttttcatgcttgGTTCCAAGCAGATACAAACAGATACAATATAAGTTGCTGTAACTATGATACCACTTTAGCCATAATTTTGCCTTTTATTAATGGATATTGGACATTGCAGCATGGTAAAGCTTCGATTGATTGGCCTTTACTTCACAAAGGGAACAGAAGTAAACGCATTCTGTACTCTGTAGATTTACAGTTGCCTTAATTGcttttttcaataaacaaaacaaaaaaatatttttttctttgagaaaatgagctttctcaaagaaaaaaaaatgtatgtgtgtgtgtgtgtgtgtgtgtgtgtgagtgtgtgcacgTTCACAGGATTTTAAAGAATTAATCCCACAGCATGTTATGGATTTTCACACCAGCTTATTATTGCATTGAAATACGTTTCTGGACAATGATTCATTTTGCtttcagaacagaaaaacaaaaaacaaaacaatggatCGTCTTCTTACAATCAGTGGTATCCTGTTTAAAAATCAGGCCTCAGACCTGATTTGATTGACTGTTTCATTTGTCTTTGAGCATATTTTTCCATACTATAATTTGAGAAAGGTCTATAATGTCTCATAGTCACCTAAATGTTGAAAACGGCGACGATATgaagtacacttaaaataagtcattttctCTAGACCACTATTACAATCCCTTAAACAGCAAATATGTTGCTTGGAACAGgctgtaaaacacacaaagaactATGAACCActgaaatgctaatgttagtagaaaacaagaatttattttactatttatgCTAACCATTTATAGAATTAGCAAGGACAAGAGAGACAACAAAAGGAACTTAAATAGAAACTTTAAGCTTCAGAGTCTCCAAGGCCAAGACAACAAAGCACCACTTCCA
This genomic interval carries:
- the LOC114138848 gene encoding uncharacterized protein LOC114138848, which translates into the protein MLIIFYFMLSVVVGRCKDNLSVGTRTVAVGEDVTLTCPRSTSEHRSSLYWIRFIPGHWPEFLGGTYSFDFSDSIETAHITAKQETKSFILHISKVQHGDAGLYYCLKVNWLNMTFLTGEFLRISGKESNITTIVQHPLPDRVHPGSPVSLHCSVLFNTQDKTCSTDHRVFWFLAASDKSNPSLIYAPANPGSECKNNPEDHSGRKCIYSFSKNVTASDVGTYYCAVASCGMILFGNGTKLDIEGPSMSDLQKTNAVFIVLFAILTASVIIIFILTYILMKKTCHCSNDAKGAHDDQQIQQRGENSLVYSAPILTKRKAAKIERRNKETSEVVYSGVN